A region from the Pseudonocardia petroleophila genome encodes:
- a CDS encoding MFS transporter: protein MTTELRRARNAVVVAFAVNGLAFASFISRTPAIADGLGLTTAQLALMLLCLSVGSVAGLPLAGPLVARLGPARSVLVAALTETVGLALLATGLLTGAVLPAAVGLVVTGLGTGVWDVAMNVAGAEVEQRRGRTLMPRLHAAFSVGTVTGAGIGAATAATGVPLAAQVLGVVVLIPIVMTVAVRGFLPSVPAPTRAEGGTGVLAAWREPRTLLIGVLVLGFAFTEGSANDWIAYALVEGYGSSETVGAIAFGMFVTAMTVGRTFGGSALERFGRVAVLRAAAGLALVGLLLVLVGGSVPVALAGALLWGLGASLGFPVGMSAAADDPARAAARVSVVSSVGYTAFLAGPPLIGLLAQDAGILRALFVVLGALLVGLLATGAARPTGTTRTPAEPARPAASAPE from the coding sequence GTGACGACCGAACTGCGCCGGGCGCGCAACGCGGTGGTGGTGGCGTTCGCGGTGAACGGGCTGGCGTTCGCCTCGTTCATCAGCCGCACCCCGGCGATCGCGGACGGGCTGGGCCTCACGACGGCGCAGCTCGCGCTGATGCTGCTGTGCCTCTCGGTCGGATCGGTGGCCGGGCTGCCGCTGGCCGGGCCGCTGGTCGCGCGGCTGGGTCCGGCCCGGTCGGTGCTGGTCGCGGCGCTCACCGAGACCGTCGGCCTCGCGCTGCTGGCAACCGGGCTGCTCACCGGTGCGGTGCTCCCCGCCGCGGTCGGCCTCGTCGTCACCGGTCTCGGCACGGGCGTGTGGGACGTCGCGATGAACGTCGCGGGCGCGGAGGTCGAGCAGCGCCGCGGCCGCACGCTCATGCCGCGGTTGCACGCCGCGTTCAGCGTCGGCACCGTCACCGGTGCCGGGATCGGTGCGGCCACCGCCGCCACCGGCGTGCCGCTGGCCGCGCAGGTCCTCGGCGTCGTCGTGCTCATCCCGATCGTCATGACGGTGGCCGTGCGCGGGTTCCTGCCGTCCGTCCCGGCCCCGACGCGGGCCGAGGGCGGCACCGGGGTCCTCGCGGCCTGGCGCGAGCCGCGGACGCTGCTCATCGGCGTGCTGGTCCTCGGTTTCGCGTTCACCGAGGGGTCGGCCAACGACTGGATCGCCTACGCGCTCGTCGAGGGCTACGGGTCCAGCGAGACCGTCGGCGCGATCGCGTTCGGCATGTTCGTCACGGCGATGACGGTCGGGCGCACGTTCGGCGGATCGGCCCTGGAGCGCTTCGGGCGGGTCGCGGTGCTGCGGGCGGCGGCCGGGCTCGCGCTGGTCGGGCTGCTGCTGGTGCTCGTCGGCGGGTCCGTGCCGGTGGCGCTGGCCGGGGCGCTGCTCTGGGGCCTCGGGGCGTCGCTGGGCTTCCCGGTCGGGATGAGCGCGGCCGCCGACGACCCGGCGAGGGCCGCGGCGCGCGTGTCCGTCGTCAGCTCGGTGGGGTACACGGCGTTCCTCGCGGGGCCGCCGCTGATCGGGCTGCTCGCGCAGGACGCCGGGATCCTGCGGGCCCTGTTCGTCGTCCTCGGCGCGCTGCTGGTCGGGCTGCTCGCCACCGGGGCGGCGCGGCCTACTGGAACGACACGAACACCGGCGGAACCGGCCCGACCCGCAGCGTCTGCTCCGGAGTGA
- a CDS encoding LacI family DNA-binding transcriptional regulator: MSARPTLATVAARAGVSPSTASLAFSGSPRVAAPTRERVLTAAAELGYAGPDPIAASLRRGRSGVVGAFVGERLLYAFRDPVAVQLLDGITEVLGAHDVGLLLLAGDTGRPSTAQIARIPLDAAIFATCGLEDDPALDLLRTRGVPIVVVEGPDVDGVVLVDIDDRSGTAGLARHLHGLGHRRVEVVAMPLRLDGRRGPVDGARRARAHYRDVRHRLEGVEDVFGAVPVWETASNAVDEGVHAGRVLLDVPAARRPTAVIAQSDVLAAGVLQAAAELGLDVPGEVSVAGFDGADLPWLGPTRLTTVVQPTDEKGRRAAQAAMDLVDGLHPEDSLLPVALRIGTTTGPPPP; this comes from the coding sequence GTGAGCGCCCGCCCGACCCTGGCCACCGTGGCCGCGCGCGCCGGGGTCTCGCCGTCGACGGCGTCGCTCGCGTTCTCCGGCAGCCCGCGCGTCGCCGCGCCCACCCGCGAGCGCGTGCTGACGGCCGCGGCCGAGCTCGGCTACGCGGGCCCGGACCCCATCGCGGCGTCCCTGCGCCGCGGCCGCAGCGGCGTCGTCGGGGCGTTCGTCGGCGAGCGGCTGCTCTACGCGTTCCGCGACCCGGTGGCCGTCCAGCTGCTCGACGGGATCACCGAGGTCCTCGGCGCCCACGACGTCGGGCTGCTGCTGCTCGCCGGCGACACCGGCCGCCCGTCGACGGCCCAGATCGCCCGGATCCCGCTCGACGCCGCGATCTTCGCGACCTGCGGCCTCGAGGACGACCCGGCCCTCGACCTGCTGCGCACCCGCGGTGTCCCGATCGTCGTCGTCGAGGGGCCGGACGTCGACGGGGTGGTGCTCGTCGACATCGACGACCGCTCCGGCACCGCCGGCCTCGCCCGGCACCTGCACGGTCTCGGGCACCGCCGCGTCGAGGTCGTCGCGATGCCGCTGCGGCTCGACGGACGCCGCGGCCCCGTCGACGGCGCCCGGCGGGCCCGCGCCCACTACCGCGACGTGCGGCACCGCCTGGAGGGCGTCGAGGACGTGTTCGGGGCGGTGCCGGTGTGGGAGACGGCCAGCAACGCCGTCGACGAGGGGGTGCACGCCGGGCGGGTCCTGCTCGACGTCCCCGCCGCCCGCCGCCCGACCGCGGTGATCGCGCAGAGCGACGTCCTCGCCGCCGGGGTGCTGCAGGCGGCCGCGGAGCTGGGACTGGACGTGCCGGGCGAGGTCAGCGTGGCCGGGTTCGACGGCGCCGACCTGCCCTGGCTCGGCCCCACCCGCCTCACGACGGTCGTCCAGCCGACCGACGAGAAGGGCCGGCGGGCGGCGCAGGCGGCGATGGACCTGGTCGACGGACTGCACCCGGAGGACAGCCTCCTCCCGGTGGCCCTCCGCATCGGCACGACGACCGGCCCCCCACCCCCCTGA
- a CDS encoding trimeric intracellular cation channel family protein gives MLVVLDLLGVAVFAASGALAAVHARLDVFGVVVLAAVTALGGGIVRDVLLGITPPSTLRQWPYLVVPAVVALLVSRWHPAVARLRRGVQLADALGLALFVTTGTAVALGTGAPAITSALVGVITGIGGGVLRDVLLNEVPTVLCREIYALAAAAGAVVVVAGDAVGLPQLPVTLAAAGLVAGLRVLALWRRWNVPAP, from the coding sequence GTGCTCGTCGTCCTCGACCTCCTCGGCGTCGCCGTGTTCGCCGCATCGGGTGCCCTGGCGGCGGTGCACGCGCGGCTGGACGTGTTCGGGGTCGTCGTCCTCGCCGCCGTCACGGCCCTCGGCGGAGGGATCGTCCGTGACGTCCTGCTCGGCATCACCCCGCCCTCGACGCTGCGCCAGTGGCCCTACCTCGTCGTGCCGGCCGTCGTCGCGCTGCTGGTGTCGCGCTGGCACCCGGCGGTGGCGCGGCTACGCCGCGGGGTGCAGCTCGCCGACGCACTCGGGCTCGCCCTGTTCGTCACCACCGGCACCGCGGTGGCGCTGGGCACCGGCGCCCCGGCGATCACCTCCGCGCTGGTCGGGGTGATCACCGGGATCGGCGGGGGCGTGCTGCGCGACGTGCTGCTCAACGAGGTCCCGACGGTCCTGTGCCGCGAGATCTACGCCCTCGCGGCCGCGGCCGGCGCGGTGGTCGTCGTCGCCGGTGACGCCGTCGGGCTCCCCCAGCTCCCGGTCACGCTCGCCGCGGCGGGGCTGGTGGCGGGGCTGCGGGTGCTCGCCCTGTGGCGGCGCTGGAACGTGCCGGCCCCCTAG
- a CDS encoding ferredoxin reductase codes for MFKALVALTTPLLPEDYLSLVDPLWSTTELRGRVVGVRRETDRATTLTIRPGRAWTGHRAGQYVRIGVDVAGVRHWRTYSLSGPEGEADLTITVQALPDGLVSRHLVDATPVGSIVRLEQAAGDFVLPSPVPAKLLMVTAGSGITPVMSMLRTLGAHPDVVVLHSAPTAADVIFADELAARPGTVVRHTTEHGRLDLAELDALCPDWRDREAFVCGPAGLLDAAEEHWGEARARLHLERFTPPVRSTGGAGGTVTFGDRDVEVDGGASLLEAGEEAGVLLPSGCRMGICFSCILPLRDGQVRDLRTGEIHGEPGDMVQTCITGATGTARLDLRPAEENR; via the coding sequence ATGTTCAAGGCGCTGGTCGCACTCACCACCCCTCTGCTGCCCGAGGACTACCTGTCGCTGGTCGACCCCCTGTGGTCGACCACCGAGCTGCGCGGCCGGGTCGTCGGCGTCCGTCGCGAGACCGACCGCGCCACCACCCTGACCATCCGTCCCGGCCGCGCGTGGACCGGGCACCGCGCCGGCCAGTACGTGCGCATCGGCGTCGACGTCGCGGGGGTGCGGCACTGGCGCACGTACTCGCTGTCGGGCCCCGAGGGCGAGGCCGACCTCACGATCACCGTGCAGGCGCTGCCCGACGGGCTGGTCTCGCGGCACCTCGTCGACGCCACCCCGGTGGGGTCGATCGTGCGGCTGGAGCAGGCGGCCGGCGATTTCGTCCTCCCCTCCCCCGTCCCGGCGAAGCTGCTGATGGTCACGGCCGGCAGCGGCATCACGCCCGTCATGAGCATGCTGCGCACGCTCGGCGCCCATCCCGACGTGGTAGTCCTGCACAGCGCGCCGACCGCGGCCGACGTCATCTTCGCCGACGAGCTGGCCGCGCGTCCCGGCACCGTCGTCCGGCACACCACCGAGCACGGCCGCCTCGACCTCGCCGAGCTCGACGCCCTGTGCCCCGACTGGCGCGACCGCGAGGCCTTCGTCTGCGGCCCCGCCGGCCTGCTCGACGCCGCCGAGGAGCACTGGGGGGAGGCCAGGGCGCGCCTGCACCTGGAGCGGTTCACCCCGCCCGTCCGCTCGACCGGCGGCGCGGGCGGCACCGTGACCTTCGGCGACCGCGACGTCGAGGTCGACGGCGGCGCCAGCCTGCTGGAAGCGGGCGAGGAGGCCGGGGTGCTCCTGCCCAGCGGCTGCCGGATGGGCATCTGCTTCAGCTGCATCCTCCCGCTGCGCGACGGCCAGGTGCGCGACCTGCGCACCGGCGAGATCCACGGCGAGCCCGGCGACATGGTCCAGACCTGCATCACCGGGGCGACCGGCACCGCCCGCCTCGACCTCCGACCCGCTGAGGAGAACCGATGA
- a CDS encoding MerR family transcriptional regulator gives MLEEDGDVELRTIDELARVSGVTVRNIRAYQARGLLPPPEVRARTGYYGPGHEARLDLIKELQGEGVKLDVIKKLLDTTGGSTEQVVRFIRTVRSLFAVEDRQIVSLVELVERFDETDPNLVKRAQKMGLLTEIGPDQSGTAQYEETSPRLMAAAQAMTEMGIPMTRSLDVVEQLRHHADGIAKIYVDLFLGEVWQPFDADGRPDDQWPRLYEVIGNLRRVSGEAMLAVLELAVAERLDVTFGRDIVRNVRTSSKRAATD, from the coding sequence ATGCTAGAGGAAGACGGCGATGTCGAATTGCGGACCATCGACGAGCTGGCCCGCGTCAGCGGCGTCACCGTCCGCAACATCCGCGCCTACCAGGCCCGCGGCCTGCTGCCCCCGCCGGAGGTCCGCGCCCGCACCGGCTACTACGGGCCGGGGCACGAGGCACGCCTGGACCTGATCAAGGAGCTGCAGGGCGAGGGCGTCAAGCTCGACGTCATCAAGAAGCTGCTCGACACCACCGGCGGGTCGACCGAGCAGGTCGTCCGCTTCATCCGCACGGTCCGCAGCCTGTTCGCGGTGGAGGACCGGCAGATCGTCTCGCTCGTCGAGCTGGTCGAGCGCTTCGACGAGACCGACCCGAACCTGGTCAAGCGGGCGCAGAAGATGGGCCTGCTCACCGAGATCGGCCCGGACCAGTCGGGGACGGCCCAGTACGAGGAGACCAGCCCCCGGCTGATGGCGGCGGCGCAGGCGATGACGGAGATGGGTATCCCGATGACCCGCTCCCTCGACGTCGTCGAGCAGCTGCGCCACCACGCCGACGGCATCGCGAAGATCTACGTCGACCTGTTCCTCGGCGAGGTCTGGCAGCCCTTCGACGCCGACGGCCGCCCCGACGACCAGTGGCCGCGCCTCTACGAGGTGATCGGCAACCTGCGCAGGGTCTCCGGCGAGGCGATGCTCGCGGTGCTGGAGCTCGCGGTGGCCGAGCGGCTCGACGTGACGTTCGGCCGCGACATCGTGCGCAACGTCCGCACCAGCAGCAAGCGGGCCGCCACGGACTGA
- the ilvA gene encoding threonine ammonia-lyase IlvA gives MTPDDFAGSVAAAAQRLTGVARTTPLQRSARLSDATGAHVWLKREDLQVGRSYKLRGAYNLLAGLDGDERAAGAVCASAGNHGQGVAYACARLGIRGRVHVPSTTPRQKRERIAALGGSAVELVVGGDTYDEAALAAAEHAARTGATVVPAFDDLRTIAGQGTVAVEVLDQLAHAPDVVVVPVGGGGLLAGVGTWLAARHPGVRVVGVEPAGAASMTAALASGGPEALVELDTFVDGAAVRRVGDVSFPLVRDCGAELVTVDEGRVCTEMLDLYQVDGIIAEPAGALACAALDALDLPAGATVVSLLSGGNNDVSRYAEVVERSLVHRGLKHYFLVEFPQEPGALRRFLDEVLGPDDDIVLFEYVKRDNRETGAALCGIELASREGYEPLWKRMEASPLRIQLVAPGTAAYRFLV, from the coding sequence GTGACCCCCGACGACTTCGCCGGATCCGTCGCCGCCGCCGCGCAGCGGCTCACCGGCGTCGCCCGCACCACGCCGCTGCAGCGCAGCGCCCGGCTCTCCGACGCCACCGGCGCGCACGTGTGGCTCAAGCGGGAGGACCTGCAGGTCGGACGCTCCTACAAGCTCCGCGGCGCCTACAACCTGCTCGCCGGGCTCGACGGCGACGAGCGCGCGGCCGGCGCGGTGTGCGCCAGCGCGGGCAACCACGGCCAGGGCGTCGCGTACGCCTGCGCGCGGCTGGGCATCCGCGGCCGCGTCCACGTCCCGAGCACGACGCCGCGCCAGAAGCGGGAGCGCATCGCGGCGCTGGGCGGGTCGGCCGTGGAGCTCGTCGTCGGCGGCGACACCTACGACGAGGCCGCGCTCGCCGCCGCCGAGCACGCCGCCCGCACCGGGGCCACCGTCGTCCCCGCCTTCGACGACCTGCGCACGATCGCCGGGCAGGGCACCGTCGCGGTGGAGGTCCTCGACCAGCTCGCACACGCCCCGGACGTCGTCGTGGTGCCGGTGGGCGGGGGCGGGCTGCTGGCCGGCGTCGGCACCTGGCTCGCCGCGCGGCACCCCGGCGTGCGGGTGGTCGGGGTGGAGCCCGCCGGGGCGGCGAGCATGACCGCGGCGCTCGCGTCCGGGGGGCCGGAGGCGCTCGTCGAGCTCGACACGTTCGTCGACGGCGCGGCGGTGCGGCGCGTCGGCGACGTCAGCTTCCCGCTGGTGCGCGACTGCGGGGCCGAGCTGGTCACCGTCGACGAGGGGCGGGTGTGCACCGAGATGCTCGACCTCTACCAGGTCGACGGCATCATCGCCGAGCCCGCGGGGGCGCTCGCCTGCGCCGCGCTCGACGCGCTCGACCTGCCCGCCGGCGCCACGGTCGTCAGCCTGCTCTCCGGCGGCAACAACGACGTGAGCCGCTACGCCGAGGTCGTCGAGCGGTCGCTGGTGCACCGCGGGCTCAAGCACTACTTCCTCGTGGAGTTCCCGCAGGAGCCGGGCGCGCTGCGGCGGTTCCTCGACGAGGTGCTCGGTCCCGACGACGACATCGTGCTGTTCGAGTACGTCAAGCGCGACAACCGCGAGACCGGCGCGGCGCTGTGCGGCATCGAGCTGGCGTCCCGCGAGGGGTACGAGCCGCTGTGGAAGCGGATGGAGGCCAGCCCGCTGAGGATCCAGCTGGTGGCGCCGGGTACGGCGGCGTACCGCTTCCTCGTCTGA
- a CDS encoding UBP-type zinc finger domain-containing protein → MTIDPSVPPSGPGCLDCDAAGGWWVHLRRCAQCGHVGCCDSSPAQHATAHWTATGHPVVRSYEPGEDWFWDYATGTAADGPELAPPLHHPTDQPAPGPAGRVPADWRSHVH, encoded by the coding sequence GTGACCATCGACCCGAGCGTCCCGCCCAGCGGCCCCGGCTGCCTCGACTGCGACGCCGCGGGCGGCTGGTGGGTGCACCTGCGCCGCTGTGCGCAGTGCGGCCACGTCGGCTGCTGCGACTCCTCCCCCGCCCAGCACGCCACGGCGCACTGGACCGCCACCGGCCATCCGGTGGTCCGCAGCTACGAGCCGGGAGAGGACTGGTTCTGGGACTACGCGACGGGCACCGCGGCCGACGGCCCGGAGCTCGCGCCCCCGCTGCACCACCCGACCGACCAGCCCGCACCGGGCCCGGCCGGACGGGTGCCCGCCGACTGGCGCTCGCACGTCCACTGA
- a CDS encoding oxygenase MpaB family protein: MDRHHWLRRIEELDPVADAVEIYGISATREFPWDYNQALSFALFRTYAVPSIGRLLAETGEFTERVQKRYDDTALILDAVLEHGHHSPQGRAAIRRMNQMHGAYDISNADFLYVLATFVVVPIRWIDDMGWRRLSEHERIAAAHNYRELGTLMGMKDIPETHREFAAYMDDYERAHFGYDPGARAVADATLQLFTTFPPNHLAPARLVTRFSYGLMDDALRAAFRYPRIPEWEQRAARAAVRARSAVVRRMRPRVEPKFARQLPNVRSYPDGYDVSALGTFPRGCPVPHATQTAGAAEAPTP; this comes from the coding sequence ATGGACCGTCACCACTGGCTGCGTCGCATCGAGGAGCTCGACCCCGTCGCCGACGCGGTGGAGATCTACGGGATCAGCGCCACCCGCGAGTTCCCCTGGGACTACAACCAGGCGCTGTCGTTCGCGCTGTTCCGCACGTACGCCGTGCCGAGCATCGGGCGGCTCCTCGCGGAGACCGGGGAGTTCACCGAGCGCGTGCAGAAGCGCTACGACGACACCGCCCTGATCCTCGACGCGGTCCTCGAGCACGGGCACCACAGCCCGCAGGGCCGCGCGGCGATCCGGCGGATGAACCAGATGCACGGCGCGTACGACATCTCCAACGCCGACTTCCTCTACGTCCTCGCCACGTTCGTCGTCGTGCCGATCCGGTGGATCGACGACATGGGGTGGCGCCGGCTGTCGGAGCACGAGCGGATCGCGGCCGCGCACAACTACCGCGAGCTCGGCACGCTCATGGGGATGAAGGACATCCCGGAGACGCACCGGGAGTTCGCGGCCTACATGGACGACTACGAGCGCGCGCACTTCGGCTATGACCCGGGCGCCCGCGCCGTCGCCGACGCCACGCTGCAGCTGTTCACGACCTTCCCGCCCAACCACCTCGCCCCGGCCCGGCTGGTCACCCGGTTCTCCTACGGGCTGATGGACGACGCCCTGCGCGCCGCCTTCCGCTACCCGCGCATCCCGGAGTGGGAGCAGCGGGCGGCCCGGGCGGCGGTGCGGGCCCGGAGCGCGGTCGTGCGGCGGATGCGGCCGCGGGTGGAGCCGAAGTTCGCCCGCCAGCTGCCCAACGTCCGCAGCTACCCCGACGGCTACGACGTGTCGGCCCTGGGCACCTTCCCCCGCGGCTGCCCGGTCCCGCACGCGACGCAGACGGCGGGAGCAGCCGAAGCTCCCACCCCCTGA
- a CDS encoding MBL fold metallo-hydrolase: MHLTVLGAQAGVPRHGRPSSGYLVGDAGTTVLLDCGPGVATALSALDVRLDAVVVSHLHLDHVHDLIVLAKQLVTERAPAPLLLVPAGAGAGEVFGTWESLFPVPTFPRLDRPFRHAFDVRGHGPVRVGSLALSTHPVAHAVAAVGVRVEGPGGALAYTGDTGVCDGLLPLARDVDLLLAEATLDAPDPGPHGHLCAADAARAATAAGARALALTHLPDGSDPTATARRAAASAHFTGPVHVVRPGSTLRVR; this comes from the coding sequence GTGCACCTCACCGTCCTCGGCGCCCAGGCGGGCGTCCCCCGGCACGGCCGGCCCAGCTCCGGCTACCTCGTCGGCGACGCCGGTACGACGGTGCTGCTCGACTGCGGCCCGGGCGTCGCCACCGCGCTGTCCGCCCTCGACGTGCGGCTGGACGCGGTCGTCGTCAGCCACCTGCACCTCGACCACGTCCACGACCTGATCGTGCTGGCCAAGCAGCTGGTCACCGAGCGGGCGCCGGCGCCGCTGCTGCTCGTGCCCGCGGGCGCGGGCGCGGGCGAGGTGTTCGGCACCTGGGAGTCGCTGTTCCCGGTGCCGACGTTCCCGCGGCTGGACCGCCCCTTCCGGCACGCCTTCGACGTCCGCGGCCACGGGCCGGTGCGGGTCGGGTCCCTCGCCCTCTCGACGCACCCGGTGGCGCACGCCGTCGCCGCCGTCGGGGTCCGCGTCGAGGGACCGGGCGGGGCGCTCGCCTACACCGGTGACACCGGCGTCTGCGACGGCCTGCTGCCGCTGGCCCGCGACGTCGACCTGCTGCTCGCCGAGGCCACCCTCGACGCCCCCGACCCCGGCCCGCACGGCCACCTCTGCGCCGCCGACGCCGCCCGCGCGGCCACGGCGGCCGGGGCGCGGGCCCTCGCGCTCACCCACCTGCCCGACGGCTCCGACCCCACCGCCACCGCCCGTCGCGCCGCCGCGTCGGCCCACTTCACCGGCCCGGTCCACGTCGTCCGGCCCGGGTCGACCCTCCGCGTCCGGTGA
- a CDS encoding helical backbone metal receptor, which translates to MAVDDLGNDVDVPDTVGRVVSIVPSLTEAVAATAPGLLVGVTDWCTHPGDLDAARIRGTKNPDVDAIVALRPDLVVANQEENRVPDLDALRAAGVPVYVTDIRTLDDAFGSLARMLAACRLDRPAWLDEAEGAWAAVPVPARRRRAVIPIWRKPWMAVGSDTFTGALLARLGVDNVLAEDPERYPRFDPAALPPHDLAVLPDEPYLFTADDGPEAFPDVPSALVSGRLLTWYGPSLTEAARVLPAALAG; encoded by the coding sequence GTGGCTGTGGATGACCTCGGGAACGACGTGGACGTACCGGACACCGTGGGACGGGTGGTGTCGATCGTCCCCTCGCTGACGGAGGCCGTGGCCGCGACCGCACCCGGCCTGCTCGTCGGCGTCACCGACTGGTGCACCCACCCCGGGGACCTCGACGCCGCCCGGATCCGGGGCACGAAGAACCCGGACGTCGACGCGATCGTCGCGCTGCGGCCCGACCTCGTCGTGGCCAACCAGGAGGAGAACCGCGTCCCCGACCTCGACGCGCTGCGCGCCGCGGGCGTGCCGGTGTACGTGACCGACATCCGCACCCTGGACGACGCCTTCGGCTCGCTCGCCCGCATGCTCGCCGCCTGCCGGCTGGACCGCCCCGCCTGGCTCGACGAGGCGGAGGGGGCGTGGGCGGCGGTGCCCGTCCCGGCGCGGCGGCGGCGCGCCGTGATCCCGATCTGGCGCAAGCCGTGGATGGCGGTCGGGTCCGACACGTTCACCGGAGCGCTGCTCGCCCGGCTCGGCGTCGACAACGTGCTGGCTGAGGACCCGGAGCGGTACCCGAGGTTCGACCCGGCCGCGCTCCCCCCGCACGACCTCGCGGTGCTCCCCGACGAGCCCTACCTGTTCACCGCCGACGACGGGCCGGAGGCGTTCCCGGACGTCCCGTCCGCGCTGGTCAGTGGCCGGCTGCTGACCTGGTACGGCCCGAGCCTGACCGAGGCCGCCCGGGTGCTGCCGGCGGCGTTGGCCGGGTAG
- a CDS encoding fatty acid desaturase family protein: MTSTFDVPTGTPTPPVRTVASRPSPVAAGLTEAQVEELGRRLDAIRDRVVADRGQRDADYIHSVIRTQRYLEVGGRALLFAGILPPAWVAGTAMLSASKIIENMELGHNIMHGQWDWMRDPKIHSSTWDWDNTSPAEAWKYTHNYEHHTYTNVVGRDRDVGYGILRMSDEQQWRPYYLFNPLWNALLATFFQWGVALHDLEAEKIAAGEKSLRSVWPQLKAIGRKVRRQFTKDYLVFPALAGPFFLPVLTGNATANLVRNLWSHAVIFCGHFPDGAVQFSEEQLDGETRGQWYLRQMLGSANLEGGPLFHLMTGNLSFQIEHHLFPDLPSNRYAEIAPEIRAICAEYGLEYTSGPLWRQYAQVLRTINRLALPPRKGTAPEPTALTPEPAPPLAA; this comes from the coding sequence ATGACCAGCACGTTCGACGTCCCCACCGGCACCCCCACCCCGCCCGTCCGCACGGTCGCGTCGCGCCCGTCCCCGGTCGCGGCCGGCCTGACTGAGGCGCAGGTCGAGGAGCTCGGCCGGCGCCTGGACGCGATCCGCGACCGCGTCGTCGCCGACCGCGGACAGCGCGACGCCGACTACATCCACTCCGTCATCCGGACGCAGCGCTACCTCGAGGTCGGCGGCCGCGCACTGCTGTTCGCCGGGATCCTGCCGCCCGCGTGGGTCGCCGGCACGGCGATGCTCTCGGCGTCGAAGATCATCGAGAACATGGAGCTGGGCCACAACATCATGCACGGCCAGTGGGACTGGATGCGGGACCCGAAGATCCACTCCAGCACGTGGGACTGGGACAACACCAGCCCGGCCGAGGCGTGGAAGTACACCCACAACTACGAGCACCACACCTACACCAACGTCGTCGGCCGCGACCGCGACGTGGGCTACGGGATCCTGCGCATGTCCGACGAGCAGCAGTGGCGGCCCTACTACCTGTTCAACCCGCTGTGGAACGCGCTGCTCGCCACGTTCTTCCAGTGGGGCGTGGCGCTGCACGACCTGGAGGCGGAGAAGATCGCCGCGGGCGAGAAGAGCCTGCGGTCGGTGTGGCCGCAGCTCAAGGCGATCGGGCGCAAGGTGCGCCGCCAGTTCACGAAGGACTACCTCGTCTTCCCGGCCCTCGCGGGCCCGTTCTTCCTGCCGGTGCTGACCGGGAACGCCACGGCGAACCTGGTGCGCAACCTCTGGTCGCACGCCGTCATCTTCTGCGGGCACTTCCCCGACGGCGCGGTGCAGTTCTCCGAGGAGCAGCTCGACGGCGAGACGCGCGGCCAGTGGTACCTGCGCCAGATGCTCGGCTCGGCCAACCTCGAGGGCGGGCCGCTGTTCCACCTGATGACGGGCAACCTGAGCTTCCAGATCGAGCACCACCTGTTCCCGGACCTGCCCAGCAACCGGTACGCCGAGATCGCCCCGGAGATCCGGGCGATCTGCGCGGAGTACGGGCTGGAGTACACCTCCGGCCCCCTGTGGAGGCAGTACGCCCAGGTCCTGCGCACGATCAACCGACTCGCCCTGCCCCCGAGGAAGGGCACCGCCCCCGAGCCGACGGCCCTGACCCCCGAGCCCGCCCCTCCCCTGGCCGCCTGA
- a CDS encoding bifunctional 3-phenylpropionate/cinnamic acid dioxygenase ferredoxin subunit: MIYVCALADLQPGTARRLPLTPPVSVFHTTDGELYAIDDTCTHQDASLADGWLEGCEVECPLHAAIFDLRTGEPDGLLARRPVRTHQVVIDADEVYVLVAADAAAQLDVAS, encoded by the coding sequence ATGATCTACGTCTGCGCCCTCGCCGACCTCCAGCCCGGCACGGCCCGCCGCCTGCCCCTCACCCCGCCCGTCTCGGTGTTCCACACGACCGACGGCGAGCTCTACGCCATCGACGACACCTGCACCCACCAGGACGCCTCGCTGGCCGACGGCTGGCTGGAGGGCTGCGAGGTCGAGTGCCCGCTGCACGCGGCGATCTTCGACCTGCGCACCGGTGAGCCCGACGGCCTGCTCGCGCGCCGCCCCGTGCGCACCCACCAGGTCGTGATCGACGCCGACGAGGTCTACGTCCTCGTCGCGGCCGACGCCGCCGCCCAGCTCGACGTCGCCTCGTGA